The proteins below are encoded in one region of Syntrophotalea carbinolica DSM 2380:
- a CDS encoding HD-GYP domain-containing protein, with amino-acid sequence MGNKLSASEASMELAETIPTEEFFAVSADFLDFIEKAPCDLFRRNRSGEYVLLAARHSALSRQAVMGLEHYGTDQIYARTDDSAYYSRMLRARLDDLVANPNIEASVKARAVQATCRDAMRRAFDDPRGPFIRQACDIIVPTVDLIVSDDQATKHLVRLTAFDQATYIHSTNVGIFGVALARLFFGLDRSHDMHKLGTGFFLHDLGKCRIPIDILNKPGALTPEERLVVNGHVEEGYTILSEHGIVTDEARTITLQHHEKDNGQGYPRGRVGSDIHPYARICRIADIYEALTAERPYHKRRSTFEALKIMKEYEVADVDQGLFAEFIRLFTA; translated from the coding sequence ATGGGAAATAAACTATCTGCTTCAGAGGCAAGCATGGAACTGGCCGAAACTATTCCCACGGAGGAATTCTTCGCCGTAAGTGCGGACTTTCTCGATTTTATCGAAAAAGCGCCCTGTGACCTGTTTCGGCGTAACCGCAGCGGCGAATATGTTCTTCTGGCTGCCCGGCATAGCGCATTGAGCCGTCAGGCTGTCATGGGTCTGGAGCACTACGGTACCGATCAAATCTATGCCCGGACCGACGATTCGGCATATTACAGCCGCATGTTGCGTGCCCGTTTGGACGACCTGGTCGCCAATCCGAATATTGAGGCATCCGTTAAAGCCAGGGCGGTACAGGCCACCTGCCGCGATGCCATGCGTCGTGCTTTCGATGACCCCCGCGGCCCTTTCATAAGACAGGCTTGCGATATCATCGTGCCGACGGTCGATCTGATTGTAAGTGACGATCAGGCCACCAAACATCTGGTACGGTTGACGGCCTTCGATCAGGCCACTTACATACATTCAACCAATGTCGGTATTTTCGGTGTGGCCCTGGCCAGGTTGTTTTTTGGCCTGGATCGGTCCCACGATATGCATAAGCTTGGCACCGGATTTTTTTTGCATGACCTTGGCAAGTGCCGAATTCCCATCGATATCCTCAATAAGCCTGGGGCTTTGACGCCGGAAGAACGGCTGGTCGTTAACGGTCATGTGGAAGAAGGTTATACCATTTTAAGCGAACATGGCATCGTTACCGATGAAGCACGTACGATTACCTTGCAGCACCATGAAAAGGATAACGGCCAGGGCTATCCCCGTGGCAGGGTGGGCTCGGATATTCACCCCTATGCGCGCATTTGCCGCATTGCCGATATTTATGAGGCGCTGACTGCAGAGCGTCCCTATCACAAGAGGCGTTCCACTTTCGAAGCGCTCAAAATCATGAAGGAATACGAAGTGGCAGATGTGGACCAGGGGCTTTTCGCCGAGTTTATCCGGCTTTTTACCGCATAA
- a CDS encoding AtpZ/AtpI family protein: MAENRQQLIKSIGFLSGVGISMVASTLIGLFMGYYLDRWLDTGPWLTLLFLGFGIAAGFRNIFILTRRELRRQQEDESDNRQ; this comes from the coding sequence ATGGCGGAAAACCGACAACAGCTGATCAAGTCCATAGGGTTTCTCTCCGGAGTCGGAATTTCTATGGTGGCGTCGACCCTGATCGGGTTGTTTATGGGGTATTATCTCGACCGCTGGCTGGATACCGGTCCCTGGTTGACGCTGCTGTTTCTTGGGTTCGGAATAGCCGCCGGTTTCCGCAATATTTTTATCCTTACCCGTCGAGAGTTGCGCCGGCAGCAGGAGGATGAAAGTGACAACCGGCAGTGA